A single region of the Kwoniella botswanensis chromosome 1, complete sequence genome encodes:
- a CDS encoding allantoicase: MSYTPKQIHLETFDSKIRSSYVEVSSASLGGKVVACSDDFFASRHNLLKPNPSISMKGQFGPNGALYDGWESRRHNPSFDWVIIQLATPSTSVSYVDIDTSHFSGNEAPQSQIFALSQTELSTTTAKKISPNTKGWIEILPVVDLGPNSRHIFELGTDGKEGKWGWLMVRMIPDGGMARFRAFGTPTPPTLPTTLPPDYRSTEPIDLVSPLIGGSIVSCSDANFSPPQNLLLPGRGVDMSDGWETRRSQHQRGKYSSGGQLAGQERKEWVIIKMGVEGVISWVEVDTAFHPGNYPVACTIEATLSEKGSDLSQAEWTQIVSKKPLGPHRQHFFDVEKSIGEGRVWSHVRYTVYPDGGSKRLRVYGYPLSPSASLTPSTSTELNLPVLPLTYEAFKPYGQVIQGYSFPSSAPKGINVTVANQGTAAKFHRLGKIEETYPEGVGKPGGSFVGCVKAQSRLEVRDGAKMKVELLERHPYTTQAFIPLGRPANSPPPGAFIVVVALNGADDKPDLKTVRAFLATAAQGVSFDAGIWHHSLFTIGGDLEYAVIERGTPDPSSLAYVEKVSPSLDTYLQIPPFPPTSLPPGTIETAHIPHPAPVHTHTQSNGPDHPKTNGHPAGSGFLSSILHHGSSSTHASNSAILEPVLITPDNFSKYGSIISTSPSSTHKDSESSPDGKTIKHNCLAPIISTYPADSGAITGISVFRATRKVGLERGRVFDVRYMERHKYTSQAFLPMGKAEWSGQSEEALDEGGEFLVIVADNGPDDKPDPKSLKSFILPPNMGLSYAPGVWHHPVLILDSTIDLACVETQISTGLHGETDDRDCELVSWEGQKVFGRVAVPSL; this comes from the exons ATGTCATACACACCTAAACAAATTCATCTAGAGACATTCGACTcgaagatcagatcaagTTATGTCG AGGTATCGTCGGCTTCTTTGGGTGGGAAAGTAGTAGCTTGCTCAGATGATTTCTTCGCTTCGAGACATAATCTGTTGAAACCCAAT CCATCAATCTCTATGAAAGGCCAGTTCGGTCCAAATGGAGCATTATACGATGGATGGGAATCCAGAAGACATAATCCTTCTTTTGATTG GGTGATAATTCAACTCGCAACACCCTCGACATCTGTATCATACGTCGATATCGACACTTCCCATTTTAGCGGTAACGAGGCTCCCCAATCTCAGATCTTCGCATTGTCCCAAACCGAATTATCCACAACTACGGCAAAGAAAATTTCGCCAAACACCAAAGGTTGGATCGAGATCTTACCTGTAGTTGACCTTGGTCCAAATAGTAGACATATCTTCGAACTAGGAACTGAcggaaaggaaggaaaatGGGGATGGTTAATGGTAAGGATGATACCTGATGGaggaatg GCAAGATTCAGAGCATTTGgtacacctacacctcccaCCCTCCCCACTACCTTACCACCAGACTACCGTTCAACCGAACCTATCGACCTTGTCTCACCACTGATAGGAGGAAGTATCGTTTCATGCTCCGATGCCAACTTTTCTCCACCTCAGAACCTCCTCTTACCTGGAAGAGGGGTGGACATGTCGGATGGATGGGAGACTAGACGATCACAACATCAAAGAGGCAAATATTCCTCTGGAGGTCAACTCGCAGGacaagaaagaaaggaatgggTGATAATCAAGATGGGCGTAGAGGGGGTGATCAGTtgggttgaggttgatacGGCGTTCCATCCTGGTAATTATCCCGTG GCATGTACGATCGAAGCGACTCTCTCTGAGAAAGGATCGGACCTCAGTCAAGCTGAATGGACACAGATAGTCAGCAAGAAACCACTAGGACCGCATAGACAGCATTTCTTCGATGTCGAGAAGAGCATTGGGGAAGGGAGGGTCTGGAGTCATGTGAGATATACTGTTTACccag ATGGAGGATCAAAACGACTCAGAGTTTACGGATACCCCCTCTCGCCCTCTGCCTCTCTAACACCTTCAACATCCACCGAACTGAACCTACCAGTCCTTCCTCTGACGTACGAAGCCTTCAAACCTTACGGTCAAGTGATCCAAGGATACTCTTTCCCATCGTCAGCGCCCAAGGGGATCAACGTTACTGTCGCCAACCAAGGTACAGCAGCGAAGTTCCATAGATTGGGGAAGATCGAGGAGACATATCCTGAAGGAGTGGGTAAACCCGGTGGAAGCTTTGTAGGCTGTGTGAAGGCTCAAAGTAGGTTGGAAGTGAGGGATGgagcgaagatgaaggtcGAACTGTTGGAGAG ACACCCATATACTACTCAAGCGTTCATTCCTCTCGGTCGACCCGCCAACTCACCACCTCCCGGAGCATTTATAGTAGTAGTAGCTCTGAATGGAGCCGATGATAAACCTGACTTGAAGACTGTAAGAGCGTTTTTGGCGACTGCTGCTCAGGGTGTATCTTTCGATGCTGGTATATGGC ATCACTCTCTCTTCACCATCGGAGGG GACCTCGAATACGCAGTGATCGAACGAGGAACACCCGATCCTTCAAGTTTAGCATACGTCGAGAAAGTCTCACCTTCACTTGACACGTACTTGCAAATCccaccattcccacctaCTTCCCTCCCACCAGGAACAATCGAGACCGCCCATATACCTCATCCAGCACCGGTCCACACCCATACACAGAGCAACGGACCTGATCATCCCAAGACCAATGGACATCCAGCAGGAAGTGGTTTCttatcttccatccttcatcaCGGTTCTTCATCTACGCATGCATCGAACTCAGCGATCTTGGAACCGGTATTGATCACACCTGACAATTTCAGCAAATATGGTTCAATCATTTCTACCAGCCCCTCGTCGACTCATAAAGATTCGGAATCCTCTCCTGATGGAAAGACGATTAAACATAATTGTCTAGCACCGATCATTTCCACTTACCCTGCTGATTCCGGCGCGATCACCGGAATTTCAGTATTTAGAGCTACGCGGAAAGTTGGTTTGGAACGTGGAAGGGTATTTGACGTTAGGTACATGGAGAGACACAAGTATACTAGTCAGGCTTTCTTACCTATGGGTAaagctgag TGGTCAGGTCAATCCGAAGAAGCTTtagatgaaggaggagaattCTTGGTGATCGTAGCGGATAACGGACCAG ATGATAAACCTGATCCTAAATCTCTTAAATCATTCATCTTACCTCCTAATATGGGGTTGTCTTATGCCCCAGGTGTCTGGC ATCACCCTGTTTTGATACTCGACTCGACTATAGATCTAGCATGTGTTGAAACTCAAATTTCCACTGGATTGCACGGTGAGACAGATGATAGGGATTGCGAACTTGTGTCTTGGGAGGGTCAAAAGGTCTTTGGAAGAGTTGCTGTGCCTTCTTTATAA